The following nucleotide sequence is from Pseudomonas sp. S09G 359.
CAGGTACAGCCAATGCCAGGTCGCCACCGACAGAATCGCCGATGCCGCAGTGGGCCCCAGGGTAAACGCCAGCCCCACCACCAGCGAGTTGTAACCCAGACCTCGCCCGAGCATCTTCGATGGGTAGATATGCCGCAACAGCGCGGTATTCACGCTCATGATCGCCGCCGCCCCCAGCCCCTGCACTACCCGCGCGACAGTCAGTGTCAGCAACGAACCGGCTAATCCGCAAAACAGCGACGACAGAATAAACACCAGCAACCCGCCGAGGTACACCCGGCGATGCCCCAGCACATCACTGAGCGACGCAAACGGCAGCACCGTGGCGATAATCGCCAGCTGATAAGCGTTGACCACCCAGATCACCGAGGCCGAATCGGTCCCGATCCCCTCGGCCAGGGTCGGCAGTGCAGTGTTGACGATGGCCGTATCCAGCGTCGCCATGCCGATCCCCAAGGAGATCGCGATCACAGCCGGCAGGCGTTTATTGAGGGGCAGCCCATCGGCAACAGAAGACATGAACGATCCAGCGCAGGGGGTAGAGGCGTCTAGATTACGGGGAGCTGGAGAATTTTTCAGTTGTCGATTACGTCGCTGTCAGAATTTTCATGTTCGCCACTGCCCCGTCCGCGCCATCACCCCCACCGCCTCGGCGAACCCGGCCTGGGGCGCAGCGTTCAGCGTGACCAGCCCCACACACCGGCTCGGCTTCAAGCCGGCCGCCCGCGCTGCCACCCGCGCGCCCACCTCCACGCCGGCCAACACCGCCTCGGGGATGTGCAGGGCGTTCATCAGCTCCAGCACATCCTGGCCGAGTACCGCGTCATCCGCCGTGCGCAGGTACGGCACAATCACGCGAAAACCCTGGGTGGCCAGCGGGGCTGTCACTTCTGCAAATACGTTGACGTCCGCCGCCAGCAGGATGATTGCGTGGCCCTCCTCCGGCCCCGTGGCCTCAAAACGGATATCCCGTTCATCAGTGCTCACCTGCTGCACGGCAAACGCCGGCGCGGCCAACACCACCGTTGCCAGCAGCAAAAAACCTCGACGATCAACCATGGCTCACCTCCACAATCAATTCACTGCCCAGCCAACCGGCCAGGTATTCACCAGCCTGGGTCACACCGGCGTCTTCGCCGAGGCGCTCCACCAGGAATTCGCACAGGTCGGTAAAACCACCGTTGGCCTGCACCTGCAGCAACGCCTGCAACTCCAGGCTATCCACCGGGCGCAAACGCGAGGTGAAGTGGCGCCGCCAGACCAACACGCCGCCCGCTGCATCGAGCATCTGTGCTTCGGGGAGTGGCCCCTCCTGCCAGAGTGCCGACCACAGGGCCTCGGCATTGGTGGTCAAGGCGCGTGCACGCAACGATGGGGTCAGGCGCAACACCGCTGCGTCCCAATCGACGTTGGCCAGGGCGGCCAGCGACACCGGCGAGGCGTCGGCCGCGACGAAGGCTTCAGTCAACGCCCACTCGATCCAGGCCAACTCATGCACGTCCGGGTTATGTGGAAATTGCGCCGTCAACGTCCGGTAAAAGTCCTCGGGGTAAACATCCAGGGTCCAGGCCTGGGGCGGGTAGCGGTCGATGTGGCGGATGCTGGCTGCCAGGAAGGCGTCTTCCCCAAGCCAGCGACGCAAATGTGGAAACGCCTGCTCCAGGCACCCTACCAGCTGCGCGCGGTAGTTGTTCTGGTACACCGCCAGGCCCGCGCGGTTATCGCCCAGCAAGCGTGCGGACTGATCCGATGCACTGACCAACCAGCTGCGAAAGGTCTGCTGCAGTTCGCCCAGTTTCATCGTTGCGCCCCCAAGGCCCGCGCCATCGACAACTCCTGGAGCAGCTCGCCCAGCGGTGGGATGTCATCGTCGCGCTCGATCATGGTCGCCACCGGCCCCAGCTTGGCGATGACCTGCGCATACAGCGCCCAAACCCCGCTGCACACCGGGCTGTCATGGCTGTCGATCAACACTCCACGGCCCTGGCTATGGCCGGCCAGGTGCACCTGGCGCACGCGCTCAGCGGGAATTGCGTCGAGAAACGCCTGCGCATCAAAACCGTGATTGCTTGCACTGACGAACACATTGTTGACGTCCAGCAGCAGTTCACAGCCAGTGCGCCTGGCCATGGCGGCGATAAACTCCCACTCGCTCATGCTCGCGCCCGCAAAGGCCAGGTAGCTCGACGGGTTTTCCAACAGCAGCGTGCGACCGAGTGCCTCCTGCGCCTGATGGATATTGGCGCACACCACGTCGAGGGCTTCGTCGGTGTAGGGCACGGGGAGTAAATCGTGGGCGTTGAAACCGGCGCTGCGTGACCAGCTCAGGTGGTCGGAAACGAACAGCGGCTCTATCTCATCCACCAGCGCCTTGAGGCGCCGCAGGTAATCCACATCGAGGCCTTCGGCGGTGCCGATGGACATCGACACCCCATGCAGCGCCACCGGATGCCGCTCGCGCACCTGGCGCAGGATATGCCGTGGCTGGCCGCCTGCGACCATAAAGTTTTCGGAGATCACTTCGACAAAATCCACGGGCACCGAGGTTTCCAGGAAGTCGCCGTAATGCTCCTTGCGCAGCCCCAGGCCGTAGCCGGAAAAGTGCGTGGTGGATGTCGACATGGTGGCTCTCCGCAACGAAACAGTGGCGAGCCCAGGCCGGGCCCGCCGGGTGGCTTACTTCGGTTCAGTCAGGGTGCCGCCGGCCTTGAGGCATTCGGCAGGGGTCTTGACGATCACGCCTTCGCCCTTGCAGCTGTTGAGGCCCTTGCAGTCGTTCTTGGCGGTGGCGCACAGGCTGGTGCCCTTGCAGGTGTTGACGCCGTAGCAACGGCCGAGTTTTTCCTGCTGGTCGGCGGCGCTGGCAGCGGTGGTGAACGACGCCGATGCGAGGGCAACCAGTGCGGCAGCAGCGGCGAGGCTCAAGCGGGATTTGAGTGCTGTATTCATGGGTATTTCTCCGGGTTGGGGGGTGCGTTATTTGATGACGGAAGCCGCGTCTTCGATGACCTTCGCCACAGCTTCAGGCTGGGAGATGTACACCGAGTGGCTGGCCTTGATTTCGCTGACCTTGGAACCGGCGCGGCGGTACATCCAGCGTTGCAGGTCGGGGCTCAGGGCCCGGTCTTCGGTGGACACCACGGCGTAGGTGGGTTTTTTGTGCCAGGCCGCGGCCCACACGGTGCCGCCGAACAGCGCGGCGGTGGCCGGTACCTGGGAGGCGGCCATGAAGTCGGTGCGGTTGGTGGTCAGATCGGCGGCAAAATCGGCATTGAACTTGGTGCGATCGAAGAACAGATGGCCGTCGCGGCTCGGCTTGATGTCATCGCTGGGCGACGGCATGGAGCCGATCAACTGGGCCATGTTTTCGCCCACTTCCGGCTGCAGCGCCGACACGTATACCAGCGCCTTGACCTTGTCGCGGTCGCCGGCAATCGAGATCACCCCGCCGCCGGAACTGTGCCCCACCAGCACCACCGGGCCGACTTGCTGCTCGAGCACTTCGCGGGCCTCGGCCACATCGGCGGCCAGGCTTTCGTGGCCCTGGTGCACCACGGTGACCTTGTAGCCCTTGTGAATCAGGATGTCGTGCACCACACGCCAGCCGGAGCCGTCGACAAACGAACCGGGCACGATCACCACACTTTTGCCGGTGCCCGGGCCGCTGAATTGAGGTGCTGTGTCAGCCGCTTGGGCAACTGCAGGAACGGTCAAGGCCATGGCAATGGCCAGGGAAGAAAGCATACGCATAGGAAAACTCCATCAAGGTTGTAGAGGTTTACGCAACAACACGCGGTCCAGTGACCAGGCCCCGCCGCCATACGCCAGCAGCGGCAGCAACAGGCCCACCCAGGTCAGGTGCACTGGCCAGGCGTCGGGGTACACAAACACCTCGATCACCAGGGTCATGCCCAGCAGTGCGGCGGCGGCCGGGCGGGTCAGCAGGCCGAGCACCAGCAGCAACGGGAACAGGTGCTCGGCGTACGTCGCCAGGTGCGCGGCCCAATCCGGCGGGATCAGCGGCAAGGCGTACTCCGAGCGGAACAGCGTGTAGGTCGACGGCTTGAGTTCGAGAAAACCGCTGACCTTGGTGCGGCCCGAGAGAAAGAACACCGCCGCGATCCCCACGCGAGCGACCAGCAACAGCAGCGCCTGGGGGAGCAGGCGCGGGATCACGGCTGCTCCGTCAGGCTGCCGTAGCCTTTGGGGGTCTTGATCTGGGTGCAGGTGCCTTTGTCCACCAGCACCCAGGCGTTGCCCTGGTAGTCACTGGTGGATGTGGCGGCGCACGAGGTGCCTTTGCCGGCGGCGCAGTCGTTGGCGCCGGCCAGGGCCACGCCGAAGCATTTTTCCTGGGGCTTGGGCTCATCGGCATGGGCCACTGCGGCAAAGGCGCTGAGGGACAGGGCAAGGGTGGCCGCGAGGGCTGCGTAAGGACGCTTCATGGGGTATCTCCTGGCTTGACTGAGTGGCCAGGGCGCGTTGGCGCCAGCTGGTACGCAGAGTTAAAGCCAGGCGTGTATCCGCTCTGTGTCGCCAACACGCCAGAACGTCATGCCGGTGTATCAGGAGGGTGCGGGGATACAGTGGGATACACAGTCAACCACTCAGCGCCAGGCGGGAAGCCTGGCGCCAGGTCAGTGAAGACGCACGCGAGCGCGGCGATACCGAGCACACGCTGCGTGCTCGGTGGGGTGATCTAGCGCAGCGCGTTGAGGTCCAGGCGTCCGTCCTTGATCGGCGGGCACCAGTAGTAGCCACCGGTCAACGGCGTGCTGATGCGGTACAGGCCATCGACAATCCCATCTTCCAACCCGCTCATGCGCCGCAGTTGCGCTTCAAACGCATCGAAGGAATGGCCGAACGCGAGGAACATCAACCCCGCCTGGCCATTCTCAGCCCACGGCATGGAGCGGCGTACCACGAAAGCTTCCGGGGTGAAGCTCTCCTGGGCGGTGCGTTTGGTGTGGGCGGATGCAGGGGCGTCGTCCAGCTCTTCGTTGTCGCCATGGCGGCGGCCGATGATGTGGTCGCGCTCGACGGCGGGCAATGCAGCAAAGCCATCCAGGTCATGCTGCCATTGCTGGATCGCCGCGAAGCTGGCGCCGCTGTCGGTCAGGGCGGCTTCAACGGCAGCGTCGTCGTGGGGGTTCTCGGTGCCGTCTTCGTAGTCGGTAA
It contains:
- a CDS encoding DUF2282 domain-containing protein; translated protein: MKRPYAALAATLALSLSAFAAVAHADEPKPQEKCFGVALAGANDCAAGKGTSCAATSTSDYQGNAWVLVDKGTCTQIKTPKGYGSLTEQP
- a CDS encoding DNA-binding domain-containing protein; this translates as MKLGELQQTFRSWLVSASDQSARLLGDNRAGLAVYQNNYRAQLVGCLEQAFPHLRRWLGEDAFLAASIRHIDRYPPQAWTLDVYPEDFYRTLTAQFPHNPDVHELAWIEWALTEAFVAADASPVSLAALANVDWDAAVLRLTPSLRARALTTNAEALWSALWQEGPLPEAQMLDAAGGVLVWRRHFTSRLRPVDSLELQALLQVQANGGFTDLCEFLVERLGEDAGVTQAGEYLAGWLGSELIVEVSHG
- a CDS encoding alpha/beta fold hydrolase, producing MRMLSSLAIAMALTVPAVAQAADTAPQFSGPGTGKSVVIVPGSFVDGSGWRVVHDILIHKGYKVTVVHQGHESLAADVAEAREVLEQQVGPVVLVGHSSGGGVISIAGDRDKVKALVYVSALQPEVGENMAQLIGSMPSPSDDIKPSRDGHLFFDRTKFNADFAADLTTNRTDFMAASQVPATAALFGGTVWAAAWHKKPTYAVVSTEDRALSPDLQRWMYRRAGSKVSEIKASHSVYISQPEAVAKVIEDAASVIK
- a CDS encoding DUF692 domain-containing protein — its product is MSTSTTHFSGYGLGLRKEHYGDFLETSVPVDFVEVISENFMVAGGQPRHILRQVRERHPVALHGVSMSIGTAEGLDVDYLRRLKALVDEIEPLFVSDHLSWSRSAGFNAHDLLPVPYTDEALDVVCANIHQAQEALGRTLLLENPSSYLAFAGASMSEWEFIAAMARRTGCELLLDVNNVFVSASNHGFDAQAFLDAIPAERVRQVHLAGHSQGRGVLIDSHDSPVCSGVWALYAQVIAKLGPVATMIERDDDIPPLGELLQELSMARALGAQR
- a CDS encoding DoxX family protein, which translates into the protein MIPRLLPQALLLLVARVGIAAVFFLSGRTKVSGFLELKPSTYTLFRSEYALPLIPPDWAAHLATYAEHLFPLLLVLGLLTRPAAAALLGMTLVIEVFVYPDAWPVHLTWVGLLLPLLAYGGGAWSLDRVLLRKPLQP
- a CDS encoding alpha/beta fold hydrolase; the encoded protein is MVDRRGFLLLATVVLAAPAFAVQQVSTDERDIRFEATGPEEGHAIILLAADVNVFAEVTAPLATQGFRVIVPYLRTADDAVLGQDVLELMNALHIPEAVLAGVEVGARVAARAAGLKPSRCVGLVTLNAAPQAGFAEAVGVMARTGQWRT
- a CDS encoding Dyp-type peroxidase, producing the protein MSQYQPGILAAPVPLQARHLFFALDALDAVPAALDALVQLTDSAAVVGFGEPLVKALGSAIEGLRAFPAVSGPGAHNPSTQQALWVWLHGEDRGELLLRSRTFEKALAPAFRLVQMTEGFRFKTGFDLTDYEDGTENPHDDAAVEAALTDSGASFAAIQQWQHDLDGFAALPAVERDHIIGRRHGDNEELDDAPASAHTKRTAQESFTPEAFVVRRSMPWAENGQAGLMFLAFGHSFDAFEAQLRRMSGLEDGIVDGLYRISTPLTGGYYWCPPIKDGRLDLNALR